In Argiope bruennichi chromosome X1, qqArgBrue1.1, whole genome shotgun sequence, a single window of DNA contains:
- the LOC129959377 gene encoding uncharacterized protein LOC129959377 gives MLFHLEDPGMTRVKLSPYVRELKSNRIFLTDVVHAYDDQLLYQSSPLEIHLLIGADVAGKLLTGEGIIEEVDTSEPVHYLPHRPVFKENSTTKIRLVFDRSARYKNSPSINNCLEKGRKLVELIPSLLNRFRIGNYGVIADIEKEFLQIQLHEDDRPHLKFLWCQGGQKENFKIFLHQRVVFGITSSPFLLGVTLDYHLNNAPPDYDETARNLSKNFFVDNCVHSVENEEELMKFIHESQEIFKPAKFNLRGWEHTSFEENESYTGPQDNWLQKLQIFTDENGLFRIKTRLSLKDD, from the exons ATGCTATTTCATTTAGAAGATCCCGGAATGACAAG AGTAAAATTGTCTCCCTATGTGAGAGAACTTAAatctaatagaatatttttaactgatgtAGTGCATGCTTATGATGACCAATTATTGTATCAGTCTTCTCCATTAGAAATTCATCTGTTAATTGGAGCTGACGTCGCTGGTAAACTGCTCACAGGAGAG GGTATTATTGAGGAGGTCGATACTTCAGAACCTGTACACTACTTACCTCATCGCcctgttttcaaagaaaattccaCAACGAAGATCAGGCTCGTCTTCGATAGATCTGCCCGATACAAAAATTCTCCATCAATAAATAATTGCTTAGAAAAGGGGCGCAAATTGGTTGAACTTATTCCCTCTCTTTTAAACAGGTTTAGAATAGGAAACTATGGAGTTATTGCCGATATTGAGAAGGAATTTTTGCAGATACAACTCCATGAAGATGATAGGCCTCATTTGAAGTTTTTGTGGTGTCAGGGTGggcagaaagaaaattttaaaattttcttgcacCAAAGAGTAGTTTTTGGAATAACTTCCAGCCCTTTCTTACTGGGAGTAACTCTTGATTATCATCTGAATAATGCTCCCCCTGATTACGACGAAACGGCTCGAAAtctttcgaagaatttttttgtagACAACTGTGTGCATAGTGTTGAAAATGAAGAggaattaatgaaattcatacaTGAATCGCAAGAGATTTTTAAACCTGCAAAGTTCAACTTACGAGGGTGGGAGCATACCTCCTTTGAAGAAAATGAATCTTACACAGGGCCACAAGATAATTGGCTCCAGAAACTCCAAATATTTACAGATGAGAATGGACTTTTCCGAATTAAGACAAGACTGTCATTAAAGGacgattaa
- the LOC129959378 gene encoding uncharacterized protein LOC129959378, translating into MTNLGEEFWILKYRKTVRKVVKNYVSCKSYDARAIETPTAPLPVADLERPLPAVVYSDNGTNLVGANNLIKKINWKIKTKYNTVNKIDWKFIPPSAPWWGGFWERLIGIVKRILLKVLGQTSPNFEELSTVLCDCESVINGRPLTYVSDDSNDLEPLTPNMFLQEVREVRIPALDLLDSNSLNKRFAYRQRLRQDLRKRFRSEYLEQLRQFERKETRHPSRS; encoded by the exons ATGACCAATCTCGGAGAAGAATTCTGGATACTGAAATATCGTAAAACTGTTCGCAAAGTTGTTAAGAACTATGTGTCTTGTAAAAGCTATGATGCACGAGCAATAGAAACTCCAACAGCTCCATTGCCAGTCGCCGACTTAGAGCGGCCTCT ACCAGCTGTCGTCTATTCGGACAATGGAACAAACTTAGTCGGAGCAAACAACCTCATCAAAAAGATTAACTGGAAGATCAAAACCAAATACAATACTGTGAACAAAATTGACTGGAAGTTCATTCCCCCGTCTGCACCTTGGTGGGGTGGCTTTTGGGAACGTTTAATCGGTATTGTTAAACGAATCCTTCTTAAAGTTCTTGGACAAACATCTCCAAATTTTGAGGAATTAAGCACTGTCTTATGTGACTGTGAAAGTGTCATCAATGGACGGCCTCTAACTTATGTAAGTGATGACTCAAATGACCTAGAACCTCTTACACCCAATATGTTCTTGCAAGAAGTCAGAGAGGTTAGAATACCTGCTCTTGATCTCCTGGATAGTAATTCTCTAAATAAAAGATTTGCTTATCGCCAAAGATTACGACAAGACCTTAGAAAGCGCTTTCGCTCTGAATATTTGGAACAGCTCAGAcagtttgaaagaaaagaaactcgCCATCCATCAAGATCTTAG